The Malassezia vespertilionis chromosome 2, complete sequence genomic sequence GACGATGCTGATAAGCACGTTTACGACACAAGACGACGCAAGTCAATACGGCGCATGTGGTGGGGTGCGCTTGCATGGACACGGTGCGGGTGTGTTGCGGGTGTCGCTGGTCGTCGTGTTGTGCTTGTCCAACTGGGCGTGCTGCTGTTCGTCGCATTTGTACCATTATGTGCCATACCGGTAAGCATCCCTACCGCACACCTCGCTGTATCTGCATCCACAGCGCAAAAAACTACTATGGATATTTCCAGCATCGGCGCCGGGGTTCTCAACGTGACCGACCGTTTCAACAATCCAGACTCGCCGTCGCCACTATACTATTTGGAGGATCGGAGCTCTTGGTaccacaagcgcgcgattcTATTTGTATCTATATTCCTTGCCATTTTCATTGTACTGATTCTTTGCGTCACCGTCTTTCTCCGCGATCGCAACGTGAGTATGAGCGATGCGGGTGTTGAGGCATTTGGCGACGGAGATGATGCAGATTGGGAAGCAAATCGGCACAGTGCGGTGCTGAAGAGTGCAAGGAACAAAATGGAGCACATTCCCCGCAAATTTTCACGCGGTGTGCGAAGACGATGGAAACGGCATGGCTTGGCAAAAAAGCCCACCGTGCTCGAGGAAGACCACGAAATGCCACCGGCACACCGCCCTGCACCAGGCTCGCCAGTCCCGAGCATTGGCGCTACAGAGCCTGCGATTGCGGGCGCGCTGGTTGTCtcagcgcacgcagacTCGGCGCCACATGCGCAAGGTGTGCAATCGGACAACTCTGCCGACGCCCGACTTTCCGACACTGCTCCTTTGCACAACGCACACACCCCGCTGGACCAGACTGATGTCGATGCCGTGGACGTAATGGAGCATACACATGTGGTACAGCCCACTCCTCCAGCATACGCTacgcaagcaccgccgctTTTGAACATTGCCGTGCCCAATACGGGAAAACTAGATGGCGCGGCAACGTTTGCGTcagacgcgccgccaagcatGGACACGAACACTTCCACTGCACACGTCGCCACTGACGAGAAGTCTGCATTCGACGCCCTTGTGCACGCGGCCAGTGCGCCGGCGAGCGCAGTCGCAAATGCACTTCCatcggcgccgctgcccgaTGCAGCGGATGAAGGCGATGTGCATAGTACTGCTAaaggcaagcagcgcgtcgaatCGCCCAGCAGCCTACTTCCTGCACCACCCGATGCTCCTACCATGACTTTCACCGGCTTCGATACATTGCACGCTTCGCAAAAGGAGCAGGAAGCTGCGGAAGAGCGggctgcgcttggagcgTTGCTTCCCTCGCAGCCAGGAGGTGAGCACGATGCGGTTGTGCCACCGGTGTATGTACCGACGGCGCCGACATATGACGCAGCCGCTCTTAACGAATCCGCGGCGCCATCTGCACCGGCCCTAACTGAACCACACCGAACATCCCCGCCGCTTTGTTCCTCGGTACCCGACGCGCAAGAGTAGACTGCCGCGTCCATGTAATGTAAGTAAACGATACCCATTATGTAGCTAGCACATTTAACCTGTATACAATCACACGCCCAAACCCATCTGTACTCCCGTCCAAACGCAATGCAATGTGGGTGCACGCATCAGTGCTTCTTTTGCCCCTCGCTCGCAGCGTTGCAGCCACTGCCTCGGGTTCATACGCAAACGACTGTTGCATGTTTCCGTCGCGAGGGTACGATTCTTGCACTTCAATCCACTCCACCTCTTTGCTTccttcgcgcgcaaaccCAGCAAGTGTCACGATACGAATCGGCGAGAAACCGCCTGCAAAGATGCATTCCAGCGCTTGCCACGTTTctacgcggcgcggcgctgaaaGTGTGCTTGCAACGAGGACGTGTGCCGAAATGCTCGGCGAGCCCAGCTCTACCGTCCAGACGGTCTCTTCGTCTCCATCAAATGCACAACGCGCTTCTTTTGACGATCCGATAGAGGCCCTGTTGTAAGTCGCGCACACCTTCTTACTTTACTTTCGCCGCGTCTTGCAGCAGCCACGGCATGCTGGAAGATGACGTGCGAAACGTGTGGAGGCGCCGTTTTTTTTCTTGTTCAGCATGCCTCGTGCGGGGGAGCGAGCGGtgtcgctgccgccgcaccACATGCTGAATACGTTTTCCGATATCAATGTATGTGCACCCATGGTACGGTACTCCAAGTTACCATTCCGCGCATTAGTCGCGCGGTACGATACCCACATCACCACGACTCCCATGATGCTCGCGACCGAATTCAGCCGCAACCAACAAGCGCGTAACGCCGACTTTAGCACGAATGACGAAGAGCGGGGCCTatttgcgcttgtgccACAAAATAGGCATACCCCGGTTCAAATACGAGGCGCACTTGTGTGCCAATTcgcagcgagcgcgccgacgccgctcGCCGATGCAGCTGAGCTTGTAAGTCCGTACGTGGACGGCATCGATCTCAATTGCGGGTGTCCGCAGCCATGGGCATATGCCGAGCATATTGGATCTTTTTTGTTGCGACAGCCAGAAACAGTGCGGGATATGATCCGTGCCGTCAAGGCGCGGCTGGGTGAAGGGTACTGCGTCAGCGTAAAAATTCGCGTGGACGCCGAGTCGCATCATACAGACACGCTggtgcgcaatgcattgCATGCCGGTGCATCCTACATCACGATCCACGGCCGCACGCGGCACCaagcgagcgcatcgcaccCGGTCGACCTCGACGCtgtgcgcttcgccgtcGATACTGCGAATGCCTGTGGAATACAgacagcgcgcggcacc encodes the following:
- a CDS encoding uncharacterized protein (EggNog:ENOG503P9TS) gives rise to the protein MPWLLQDAAKVKASIGSSKEARCAFDGDEETVWTVELGSPSISAHVLVASTLSAPRRVETWQALECIFAGGFSPIRIVTLAGFAREGSKEVEWIEVQESYPRDGNMQQSFAYEPEAVAATLRARGKRSTDACTHIALRLDGSTDGFGRVIVYRLNVLAT
- a CDS encoding uncharacterized protein (TransMembrane:1 (i40-62o)) encodes the protein MDISSIGAGVLNVTDRFNNPDSPSPLYYLEDRSSWYHKRAILFVSIFLAIFIVLILCVTVFLRDRNVSMSDAGVEAFGDGDDADWEANRHSAVLKSARNKMEHIPRKFSRGVRRRWKRHGLAKKPTVLEEDHEMPPAHRPAPGSPVPSIGATEPAIAGALVVSAHADSAPHAQGVQSDNSADARLSDTAPLHNAHTPLDQTDVDAVDVMEHTHVVQPTPPAYATQAPPLLNIAVPNTGKLDGAATFASDAPPSMDTNTSTAHVATDEKSAFDALVHAASAPASAVANALPSAPLPDAADEGDVHSTAKGKQRVESPSSLLPAPPDAPTMTFTGFDTLHASQKEQEAAEERAALGALLPSQPGGEHDAVVPPVYVPTAPTYDAAALNESAAPSAPALTEPHRTSPPLCSSVPDAQE
- the DUS4 gene encoding tRNA-dihydrouridine(20a/20b) synthase [NAD(P)(+)] (COG:J; EggNog:ENOG503NV32), whose protein sequence is MPRAGERAVSLPPHHMLNTFSDINVCAPMVRYSKLPFRALVARYDTHITTTPMMLATEFSRNQQARNADFSTNDEERGLFALVPQNRHTPVQIRGALVCQFAASAPTPLADAAELVSPYVDGIDLNCGCPQPWAYAEHIGSFLLRQPETVRDMIRAVKARLGEGYCVSVKIRVDAESHHTDTLVRNALHAGASYITIHGRTRHQASASHPVDLDAVRFAVDTANACGIQTARGTSPGDAWAYAEDGGGGGFAPCIVNGDIWTREDAIEYRAKTGARGAMSARGLLANPALFSGHTRTPKEAVGYFTERSIAWGLPVAHLQYVSSDALTTVGILRTCSRKASQAGQNPSTLILW